The genomic segment ATTGCCACCATCGAGATACAATTACACTTGGACTTGGGACGATTTTGCTGAAGTCTCCAAGAAATTACTTAAGCTGGATTCTAGTGGTACGGTAACTCGGTATGGGGGAAGCTTCAACCATTGGGATGTCTGGGTTCATAATGCTGGAGGCTTTATCTATGATCGTTACGTAATGCCATCGCAGATAACTGTAGATTCGGAGCCAGTACGGACGACTCTGGGTTTCCTCCAGGACCTATATACTAATCAAGGTATCATCACTCAACAGGGCTGGCCTGAGAACTTTGCGCGGGAACAAGTGTCGATATTTCTTCAGGCTGGTCCTACGGTCCGGTCGATTCTGCAGCGGATAGGTGTTAACTGGGAATGGTCCTACGGGACTAATCCGAAACTGGTACGGGCCGGCAGTGAAAACCTGGCAATTGGCATGGCGATTAGCTCCACTAGCCTGGAGAGTGAGGCTGCTTGGTTGTGGGTTAAGTTCCTTGCCACAGAAGCGATCCAGGAGAATATGCTGGTAACTGGCCGTCCCGGCGCCTACAAACCGGCGATTATGGAGTGCCCAGCATTTCTGGAGGAGCCAATGGAGTATGTGTGGATTGAGCTATTATCCTCCCCGGACTGTTTTAACCGTCCTGTAGTTGATGGGCAAGTTGCGAATGCGATTCATGCTCAAATAAATGCTGTGCTGAGTGGCCAACAAGCGCTAGATGTTGGAATTGCTAAGGCTCAAGAGCATGCGAGCAATCTTCTGGAGAGTCTCGTAGGGAAATAGCTGGAACTTGAGCCGTAGATTAGAGTGTAGTCTTGCCGTTTGGATGGACACAAGCCGAGGCACTAGAAGGAGGTAGTAACAGTTAGACTTTAGGCTTAAAGGCGCAATGGAAGGCTACCAAGTACAAAAAGCTGCTTAGCTTGAAAGGGGATACGGGAATGTTTAATAGACGTTGGAGTTGCTGTTTGATCATTTGCCTGGTTTTGGCTATGTCGATGGTGGGGGAAGCGGCAAAGGTGAAAATCCGTCACGCCCATGATGTCTATCACCAGCAGGACTGGACCAACTGGTTACTGGCAGCGAAACAGAAGTTTGAAGCGCAGAATCCGGATATTGAGGTAGAGATTCTGGTTCAAGGACGGAACGAACAGCTGGAGAAGTTGATTCTTCTCTACGGGACCGATGAAGGACCTGATGTAATCGAGACATTTCCCTCTCAGCACTACAATCTTGCCTTAGCGGGCATGTTTGCGGATCTAGATTCATACATGGATAACGATCAAATGCTATCTTGGGATGAGTTCTTCCCTGTCTCAGTGGATGCCGCCACTATTATCCATGGAGAGCGGGCTGGAGAGCGGTGGATGTTACCCCTATCTCTATGGATTATTGGTGCAGCTTTCAATGATACCCATTTTGATGAGAGTGGCGTGTTGGTTCCTTCCCAATATAATTACACTTGGACTTGGGACGATTTCGCTGATATTGCTAAGAAGATGATTAAAGTTGATGCCAGTGGTAATGTGACAAGATACGGTTGCACCTTTTCGTCCTGGCAGACGTGGGTGCACAATGCCGGGGGATTTATGTACTACCCGTACACAAACCCCACTGAGATTACGATGAACACTGAGCCGGTAAGGAAAGCACTTGATTTTCTACAAAACGTGCACGGTGTTGAGAAGACTGTCGGTCACTTTCCGTACCCGGAGAACTTTACCAGACAAGAAGCTTCGGTTTTCCTGCATGCGGGTCCTTCCATTACACCAATCCTGCGCAGGAGTAACGTTAACTGGGAATGGTCCTATGGACCAAATCCTAAGCTCGAACGAGCAGGTAGCGAGAACTTAACAATCGGTGTTGCCATGAGCTCAGCTTCCACAAAACAGGACGCAGCGTGGCGTTGGATGAAGTTTCTCGCCACGGAGGCAGCTAGTGATCATATCATGATTACCGGGCGTCCTACCGCCTGGCAACCGGGAGTCGAGGATTACCAAGCTTACTTCCCCCAGGCCTCTGCTTGGGAGTATGTGTGGATTGAGCTTTTGGCGAGCCCGGATAGTTATAACCGCCCCGTTGTTAATTCAGATATTGCTCGGGTGATTAACGATCACGTCTGGGCAGTGATCCGCGGGGAAGAAGCGACGGAAGTCGGAATGGCTAAAGCCCAGGAACAGGCCACTGGTATTCTAAAGGCGATGAATCAATAGGAGTTTTGACCGGGTTACCCCGGTCAAAACCCAAACAACTTCAAGGATGAATGTACTAAGTGCTTGGGGCTAGCATTTACAGAATGGGAGTATGCTGGCAAAAAGCGTTACGGGAATAGAAGAAAACCGGTAAAGCCTGTCACTACCGGAAAGGATTGTGGGTGTGATCATGCACAGAGTAAGTAAGTTGTGTGTTCTTGTCTCGTTGATGATAGTGCTTTTCAGTCTTCGGGTCTTTGGGCAAGGATGGGATGAACCGATTAGGGGATCCTGGGTTGCTGAGCCAAGAACAGATTCAACCGTCCTACTGGTTGATGGAAACCAAGGGTGC from the Limnochordia bacterium genome contains:
- a CDS encoding extracellular solute-binding protein, translated to MKTTRHHSLVFVCLLTMLFMSFSVEGAKIKITHAHDVSHQQEWTAWLQEAKIKFEAQYPDIEIELLRQSRAEQLEKLVLLYGTEECPDVIEVFPTGHYSLAEAGMFADLNDFVASDPDVLWEDFFPVSVEAATVVTGKHTGERWMLPVSLWVIGAAFNDTHFDESGVLPPSRYNYTWTWDDFAEVSKKLLKLDSSGTVTRYGGSFNHWDVWVHNAGGFIYDRYVMPSQITVDSEPVRTTLGFLQDLYTNQGIITQQGWPENFAREQVSIFLQAGPTVRSILQRIGVNWEWSYGTNPKLVRAGSENLAIGMAISSTSLESEAAWLWVKFLATEAIQENMLVTGRPGAYKPAIMECPAFLEEPMEYVWIELLSSPDCFNRPVVDGQVANAIHAQINAVLSGQQALDVGIAKAQEHASNLLESLVGK
- a CDS encoding extracellular solute-binding protein — translated: MFNRRWSCCLIICLVLAMSMVGEAAKVKIRHAHDVYHQQDWTNWLLAAKQKFEAQNPDIEVEILVQGRNEQLEKLILLYGTDEGPDVIETFPSQHYNLALAGMFADLDSYMDNDQMLSWDEFFPVSVDAATIIHGERAGERWMLPLSLWIIGAAFNDTHFDESGVLVPSQYNYTWTWDDFADIAKKMIKVDASGNVTRYGCTFSSWQTWVHNAGGFMYYPYTNPTEITMNTEPVRKALDFLQNVHGVEKTVGHFPYPENFTRQEASVFLHAGPSITPILRRSNVNWEWSYGPNPKLERAGSENLTIGVAMSSASTKQDAAWRWMKFLATEAASDHIMITGRPTAWQPGVEDYQAYFPQASAWEYVWIELLASPDSYNRPVVNSDIARVINDHVWAVIRGEEATEVGMAKAQEQATGILKAMNQ